A single genomic interval of Stieleria maiorica harbors:
- the hemG gene encoding protoporphyrinogen oxidase, whose translation MDFSRLSQQDGNETAMTESVSPSVPKRIAVIGGGLSGLATAFYLKRFSPRASIKVYESSSRLGGVIHTERIESAGHGCFVIDHGADMFATEPPAAIQLCRDLGVEDQLIVPDTSRAGAMIVHRGKLVPIPDGFVLMRATKLWQMVTTPLLSIPGKLRFLAERFVGGQAVPNAVADDVSVADFVRHRMGGEVLDRLVGPLVAGIYTADIEKLSMNATMAPMVAMVKKHGSLAQATLARRRENQDVTERNSAGARYEKFRGFPDGMKQLIDTLAAAIGEESIQTDTPITALRHTDDVSQPWELSFDRGAESFDEVILAAPAAASASLLRSIDAAAIQTPCRTAADALSSIPSASTAIAVLCVRKSQIARLPHQFGFVVPQIENRKILAASFASHKYPIRCPADHVIIRVFVGGALQPELLQQSDEQIVDMVRGELADLIGMTGRETLARVVRWNDAMPQYHVGHLKRVETIETAMVQIPHLHLVTNALRGVGIAPVIAAGKKMAKTISGAE comes from the coding sequence ATGGATTTTAGTCGATTGTCGCAGCAGGACGGAAATGAAACGGCGATGACGGAGTCGGTGTCACCCTCGGTTCCGAAACGGATTGCGGTGATCGGTGGTGGGCTGTCGGGATTGGCCACCGCGTTCTACTTGAAACGATTCTCACCCCGCGCGAGCATCAAGGTTTACGAATCGTCGTCGCGTCTGGGTGGAGTGATCCATACCGAGCGAATCGAATCGGCCGGGCACGGTTGCTTTGTGATCGATCACGGCGCCGACATGTTTGCGACCGAGCCGCCCGCGGCGATTCAGTTGTGTCGTGATCTGGGAGTCGAAGACCAGTTGATCGTTCCCGACACCTCGCGCGCCGGGGCGATGATCGTGCACCGAGGCAAATTGGTGCCCATTCCCGACGGCTTCGTCTTGATGCGGGCGACGAAGCTTTGGCAGATGGTGACCACGCCGCTGTTGTCGATCCCCGGTAAGCTGCGATTTTTGGCCGAACGGTTCGTCGGCGGGCAAGCCGTTCCGAACGCCGTGGCCGACGATGTCAGTGTCGCAGATTTCGTTCGCCATCGAATGGGCGGTGAAGTGCTGGATCGGCTGGTCGGGCCGCTGGTCGCAGGCATCTACACCGCCGACATCGAAAAGCTGAGCATGAACGCGACGATGGCCCCGATGGTCGCGATGGTCAAAAAACACGGTTCGCTGGCCCAGGCGACGTTGGCCCGGCGGCGCGAGAACCAGGACGTGACCGAGCGGAACAGTGCCGGCGCGCGGTACGAGAAGTTTCGCGGCTTTCCCGACGGCATGAAGCAACTGATCGACACGCTTGCCGCGGCGATCGGAGAGGAATCGATTCAGACCGATACGCCGATCACGGCCCTGCGCCACACCGACGATGTTTCGCAGCCCTGGGAATTGAGCTTCGATCGCGGGGCCGAATCCTTTGACGAAGTCATTTTGGCCGCGCCGGCGGCGGCATCGGCCAGCCTGCTTCGCTCGATCGATGCCGCCGCGATTCAAACGCCTTGCCGTACCGCGGCCGACGCGCTGTCATCCATCCCGTCCGCGTCGACCGCGATCGCAGTGCTGTGCGTTCGCAAGTCCCAGATCGCTCGGTTGCCACACCAGTTCGGATTTGTCGTCCCACAAATCGAAAATCGCAAGATCCTGGCCGCCAGTTTTGCAAGCCACAAGTATCCGATCCGCTGTCCCGCAGATCATGTGATCATTCGTGTGTTTGTTGGTGGCGCGTTGCAACCGGAGTTGTTGCAGCAATCCGATGAACAAATCGTCGACATGGTTCGCGGGGAACTCGCGGATCTGATCGGAATGACCGGTCGGGAAACACTCGCCCGTGTCGTGCGGTGGAACGACGCCATGCCCCAGTACCATGTCGGTCATCTCAAACGCGTCGAAACGATCGAAACCGCGATGGTGCAGATTCCGCAT